In the genome of Planctomycetota bacterium, one region contains:
- a CDS encoding carboxypeptidase-like regulatory domain-containing protein → APVRLFKAIDYGGGLGEGTNRSGGARQRSFDESLGALPDMYAQKGNRGGKGRTSKAGKPAGATMTDKDGKFEFKNLEPGRYRYEAGVQGRDGFRAATIRLKPGEKKELEVKLVTQ, encoded by the coding sequence GGCACCTGTACGGCTTTTCAAAGCCATCGATTACGGGGGTGGGCTCGGTGAAGGCACAAACCGATCTGGTGGAGCCCGCCAGCGGAGTTTCGATGAAAGCCTTGGGGCCCTACCTGACATGTACGCACAAAAGGGGAATCGTGGCGGGAAAGGTCGCACTAGTAAGGCTGGCAAACCAGCCGGTGCCACGATGACGGACAAAGATGGCAAGTTCGAGTTCAAAAACCTCGAGCCCGGGCGCTACCGGTACGAGGCAGGTGTCCAAGGGCGAGATGGGTTCCGAGCGGCAACCATCCGTCTCAAGCCGGGTGAAAAGAAAGAGCTTGAGGTAAAGCTCGTTACCCAGTAG